A window of Drosophila sulfurigaster albostrigata strain 15112-1811.04 chromosome X, ASM2355843v2, whole genome shotgun sequence genomic DNA:
AACTGTCACTCGAAATGAGCGATTAAAGACAAAAAGAAGACTCGACTCGAATCGAAGAGAACTGGTTGGCACTCAGTCAATGCACTGCACTCGTGACACTTCTTCGTCGTCTTAGCTTAGTTCGATCAGGTTAGCCGCCTGATATCTTTTAATTGGCATTATAGCTGCTGTGCAGGTGTTTTTCCATTTGGTGCACATCGCGTGGAGACAGTTGCAACAGGAGCAACTGCATTTTCACCAACCAACTGCCATATCGGCCACCAAACCGGTGGACAACTCTGATGATGAAAGTTCACGCATCTGACCAGGTTCCCAtggctctgactctgactctggtCGCCTCTTGTCGCGTCGCGTTGGAGTCATTGACGTTGCAAGCCTGTTGTGGCCAAAACTAAAAGTTGaacttaaaatattgtttctttttcgtttcgtttcgttatttcatttttttctttttttcttatttttttggctCTTTTGTTCCATCCGCTGACCATGATTCATTTTCATAGTtacttaattgaaaatgcctTGGGTCATAATTCAGCTTGGCCTAGCGAATTTCGCACGATAATCTCTCACATCTTGTTAGCTCGCTTTGTTGGCCAACAATGCGACTTCGCACGGCACAAAATCGCCCGCGAAATTTTCAaccaacaaaatgcaacagcTTACGTTCCAAATTCTTGAAGATACAAACTTACATAAAGTGctttgaatttcattattcaAACTTATCGCTTAAtcaatttactattttaattCATCATTTAATGAAATGACTCAAAAACTTGTGATCTGTTTTATGAAACGAATTATAATTTCGCTATATTCAGTTAATTAGAAATtcctttctattttttgttcaaatattatattattaacaacaaaatgcagttTTATGTTTCTTCCAAAGAATAGTTTcgacatttattaaaattgttatttactaACATATTTCTAGatgtattcatttaattagaaTCACACACTTTTAGTAGAAATAACTTTCtagtttttgcaaattttagcattttagtgataacaacaaaatacagttttttgtatttctaagGAATAGTTTAgacatttattaaaagtgtTATTTACTATTTCTTGAAATGTTTGCTTGATTAGAataaaacacatacaaaaacattctagttttggcaaattttagcattttagtgataacaacaaaatgcagttttatatttttccaaAGAATAGTTTAGACATTTATTAACATCACGCGGTAATTTAtgtgaaaagtttttgaaTGTGTTATTTACTATTTCTGGATCTATTCATTTAATTGGAATCACACACTTTATAGTAGAAATACCTTTCCAATTTTTTTACGTTTTAGTGATAATCATAAAATGCACTTCTATGTTTTTCCTAGGAATAtgttagtttattttaagCGTTTATTAAAAGCACGCGGTAATTTATGTATTAAGTTTTTGAGGTCGGTTACTTTTTTTCCGCCTTTTTTtcatagaaaacaaaaatgttgttccAATGCAAGTGTTTTTTTGCACTCATTTGCATACTATCAAATCTCGAGCTAATTAGAAGTAGCATCGTGTTTTTCAACAAACAGCGTAGTCGCATtccaattataaattaattatacaaatacacTGTACCGAAAAGCGAGcaactttttctttaatttgcattcaatttgatttttaatagaGACGAACTCTGCAGACCTCATTAGTATGGAAGCATGTTGAAAAGTCTGTAATGTTTACAActgttatattattaataataatttaatactcTTGAATAATTccttatattaaattattacgattttaatttaattttcgataaTCTTAAATTCATTCTAAGAATAGTGATATCATTTTCCGGAGAGAGATATCATTTTGGCGATgagtaattttaatatatatatatatatattatatatatatatataactacagctgtttttttttaaatagaagtGCTTTCGACCTGCtgattacaatttttgtttttgaattggTAATTTCGGAGGAAATGTAGTAAATTCCTACATTTTACCAAGATTAGAAACTTATATGTACTACAGGTTACAAACAATCTTGGagattgaaaaatgtttttgtttagacTACTTTGAGACAAAATTTAGTTACAACAGCTTAAACATTCTCTTCAATATTGTTGACTTCAGTATTTTATTGAAACAAAAAGTAATGCATTATAAAGTTCATAGAACTAGTagtattaaatgaaaactataataaaatgtagCATTGACTAACTATTTTATCCTCACACATAATTGTTATCTATAAACAACGAAAGTACTTTCCTAACCTAAacaataattcttttttataagTGCGAATTTAATCAGTCTTTttgtttggtgttttttttttttttggtagctTTTGGGAACAGTGTATTAAGCTAATATGCTAAACGTCGCCCTAAttgagagagacacacacaaaaaaacaagtttaaaGTTTTTACTATCAATTCTAACGCAAATTCGCAAGTCTCAGAGCAATCACACAGGTCTTTTGTCAACCACTGGCTTTAACAATGACGTAAAGCAGCATTTCTTGAATTTagagcacacagcacacaaaagcAATGACCAAAGAGATATGTGAACAAATACTAGTACGTATATAAAAGTtatgcacatgtgtgtgagagCACTTTTTTAATAGCCGGTTACGTTTTCAAGGCTAACTTGACGATTCGTTGCGAATATGCAAAGCGCAAAAATCGAAAGAGCAGCcttagcaacagcagcagtaagattaacagcagcagcagcagtagcagcaagagtaacagtaacagcaacaacaacattaacagcagcaagagtaacagtaacagcaacaacagcattaaaAGCAGCAGGAGTAATAGTAACAGCAATAGCTttaacagcggcagcaactgtAACAGTAAGAGCAACGATAAcattaacagcagcagcagtaacagcgACAACTACATTAACAGCAGCAAGAGTAACagtaacatcaacaacaacattaacagcaGTAACAACTGCAATACTAACAGCTCAGTAATTGCAGCAATAACAGTGACAACTTTAGATgagaaattgcaaatatgtacataaagtATGTGCATACCTTAGCTCGGCTCGGCTTGGCtcgtatgtgtgtttgtatgcaATCATTTTTTCAGGCGTAACGCAAACATACGAGTATATGCGGCCATCTCGCAGTTGTGGCTTACATAAGCCACAACCAACTCAGACTTCCCAGCTGCAGTTGCCTCTTTGGGCAAATAGACtccaggcagcagcaacaacaacaactatgaaaATATGCCACAGttatccgtctgtccgtccgtccgtccgtccgacTGTCTGTCCATCAGGCCGTTTGTCTTTTCGTCTGTTTGCCCCAGTGTTGCAACTTGTCGACATCATCAGCAAACTTGCTAGCCATAAATTTGTCGCCGTCCCCCGTTTAGAGTGACAGAGAGGGGAATGGGAGGAAGGAGGTTCATCAATTGAAGTGATCTCAAAAAGTTGGCAAAGTCTGGCGTTAAATTACAACTGACACAGTTTATAATGCTAAATACCGAATGCTGCATGCTGATgacgaagccgaagccgaagccgaagctgtTGCACCCTTTGTAAAACAATTAGTATACTCAATTAAAATCCAttttaaaactacaaaaaaaaagagtagcTCTACTCTTTCTACAAATACCAAACCATATATTTATACGGTCTGAAAGGCATAAACTCGATTAAGTAAATGCGACATTATAGCTGATGCGTGTGCTGTGCGCGCCATGCATTTTGGCATCAGATTGACAAATTTGTCAACAGTCAAACCAATCAATGCGCATGCGCGCATTATGCAACCCAAAtagttaatattttatttggataTTTGTTGTCTctctatttgttgttgttgttggtttttgtgtgtttttgcgcTGAATGCAAGACTCGTTTGGAGGTAACTGGCTGCAGTCGCTTTTCATTTCGATATCGGCAGTAAAGAAATGTTAAGCAATGCGTGCGACAACACGACGAAGACAGCGTTAACGAAACAAGCAACCGCAATACAAGCAATGTAAACTATGGTAtgactatatatagtatggtGTATACATGTAAATTGCCACCACTGTTGTTTTTCTCGTTGCTGTTTTATCGACCATATTCAATGATGTCCAATGACCcaatcaattgcattttttctcctttttttttttttttgtttttggtccACACCAGTCTCTGGCACCAGGTTAATATGCCGCTATAATCAATACAATCCTATGCACTTTCCCCCGTCAATctcgagcgagagagagagaatgctTTGGTGAATGTTCCGCCACTCGAGGGTCGTCAGTGCAAATGGCACACTCCACACTCCGATACTCCAAATGGCATAAGTACTTGCCCGGATATGGATACGACTTACGGACTCTTTGAGGCGAAAGCTATGCGATTGTACTCTTATTTCTCTTTGTTTGTGTTGAGGATGGGTACGAAGTCGATTGTTCGATTGAAATTTGAAGTGGAAAAGCATTACAACAGAAACTTGATAGAACTCAAAGTCGCTGATACAGACATCAGTTTTCCATttcacaaaaaacaaatattgtgcATGACTTGttcatattttacatttttttttgttcatatcacatcaaaaacaattaaaactttcACCTTGCAGCCCAAACGTTGTTTGAGTTTGGCAATTAATTCAGATCCCAGGGCTTCCAAtagttaaacaaaacaaaaaaaacatgcaTTGATTCCCCCCTCAAAAACACAGATTTCTCGTCTTGTTCTCCATTAAATCAAAGTGCTTGCttcgataataataagacaTGCATTTCTAAAGCaaagtattaataaatttaataaagaaaaaccgCATCTAttcgatgataatgatgatggccaattggcgtttttttttcttctgagTTACTGTTAGATGGTAATCATTCATGTTGTTTTTTAGGGGACGTGTAAAAATCACTTTGACTTGGACAAAATGAAAGACATGTTTtcacatgtatgtgtgtgtgcatcgtatgcgtgtgtctgtatgtgtgtgtgtgtgtgtagatcaTTGTGTGAGCTAAAAACCCGCATGcctcacattcacacacacaatccacaacttgttgttgttgttgttgctgtttgccttTGCTTATGTAACTTTGTTGTTCGCCGTTGTTCAATATCCGAATATGTGTAAGGGAGATGGTTGTAGTTTGGGCCACTTacgttgtttttatttttgtttgtgttgttgtttttataatgttACCAAAcgtttggcattttaattccaaaatccgttgttttgttttcatatactatacatatgtCTGTTCGTATTTGCtatttaagcatttattatgAGCGAGAGACGTTtggcaaaagtgaaaaaaaacacaaaaatgctTAATTTTTGACACTGACTCAGCCgatgctgcttttgttgttgctctgcttaCATTTGCTCTAATTACTACGATTATAGCCTTATGTCACAGCATATTATAGACATCTCCGGCTCAACGATGAACACGATCAGCGAAAAAAAGCAGGCTAATCAGTTTCACTCCAATTTCAAATGCGGGCAATTAATATATGATCAATGAACGTCTCGAATTTTGAGGCAtgtaatttatgttattaGTGGAATAAATTATACGAAGATGtggctatctctctctttttgggAAACGAAAAgttagttttgtttatatatgattctatttctttttcagATGCATAAATGCTGTTCAATGCCTTTATACATTTAGATATCggatataaaaatcaatatcgaataattttactaaatttgtaatttcttaCTTATTCATTTAGATCTcagatatacataaatataatgttcatttgcaattttaataattctaAACCCTTTAAAAGATGTTAGCCCAAAACATCTTAATCTAGCGGAAAAAATCTTAAGCTAAAAGTGAATCAAACGTTTGATTGTTTCTAATCTTGATTTGGCTTTGATTACTTATGCTTGACATTACCTTGCCGCATTCTTCGAGTTTGAGGTAATATAATACCTGTATTTTCGACACACAAGCGCACCATAAAACTAGCCACTGTGCAGGTTGAAGAATGAAAtcgaaaaaaggaaaagagagaaaaaaaataacatacgTATCTAACATACTGatgttgaataaaattaaatggaatttgcatacaaaattCATGAGATTGTGTAACATATTTGATACCAACTCGACCTTCATGGGAACTCACTGTGAATGAATtggttttgcattttctttttctgtttttaagTTGATTATTATACGAGAGTATGTAAAGATTTTTATACGATTCCATCAAAATCAGTGTCAATGATTGTCAATCGAATgtttcataaattatgcacCACCAAAATACTTCCgtcagtgttttttttttggttttttcggcttcatcattttcaataatcGTATTATCATCTTTCAGTTCCGGCATGGAACGGCCTGGCGAGCGCTCTTTTTACTTTGCGTGCTCTCCTATTTTATAAATGgtaagttttcttttcatatttttgttgattgccCAATACCATTCCGTGTACCGTCGATTATTCAAGAAATACCTAATTCAATTATGTGATTATTGCAGTCGCGAGCTCCGAAGGCCGAGTTGTTTGCTACTACACAAATTGGAGTGTTTATCGACCGGGTACTGCGAAATTCAATCCACAGAACATCAATCCATATTTGTGCACACATTTGATCTATGCATTCGGTGGATTCACGAAGGACAATCAAATGAAGCCGTTCGACAAGTACCAAGACATAGAACAGGGTAAGTCACGAGATATCAAAGCGAATAGagatacaaaattaaaaaaaaaatatgcaatgaaatcaacttttattataaagtaattaaaattagatTCATTGCAgtgaaaactattttaaatttaaaattcattaagaACTGTTAATAGAAAACACTTAATTCAAAGACAGATTAAACCATTTATAATTCTTGTTATCTCCAAAGTAAAAACTACAACTTTTTTTGTCGACATGttagaaatcattttaaaatattcaattttattcatcacttgcttaaaaataacttGTGAATCGGAACTAAAATTTGCAGACAAACGTTAcactgcaatttttatttaaaatgtacaaaaaaatatttaaaaatgtattttatttatgatattattttcgttttacgacttcttatttttaatttgtacatttattCTATCATTCCCTCTTTTATTAGGTGGCTATGCGAAATTCACCGGGCTCAAAACGTACAACaagcaattgaaaacaatgaTTGCAATTGGCGGCTGGAATGAAGCCTCTTCACGTTTCTCACCATTGGTGGCCAATCCTGAACGACGTCAGCAATTCATTAAGAACATCTTGAAGTTCTTGCGACAAAATCACTTTGATGGTATTGATTTGGATTGGGAATATCCGGCACATCGTGAAGGTGGCAAGTCGCGTGATCGCGATAACTATGCTGAATTTGTGCGTGAACTGAGAGCGGAATTCGAACGTGAATCGGAGAAAACCGGACGTACAAGGTTGCTGCTTACAATGGCTGTTCCTGCGGGTATTGAGTACATTGACAAGGGATACGATGTGCCCAAGTTGAATAAGTATCTGGATTGGTTCAATGTGTTGACCTACGATTTCCATTCGTCGCACGAGCCATCGGTTAATCATCATGCGCCTCTCTACTCCTTGGAGGATGATTCCGAGTACAATTACGATGCCGAGTTGAATATCGTAAGTGATAGTATGAAATCttgttaattgaaatgatATTAATGATTTATGTTCTCCTTTTAAAGGACTACTCCATCAAGTACTATTTGAAGGCTGGCGCTGATCGCGACAAGTTGGTGTTGGGTATTCCCACCTATGGACGATCCTACACGCTCATCAACGAGGAAAGCACTGAGCTTGGCGCCCCATCTGAGGGACCCGGCGAACAGGGCGATGCGACCCGCGAAAAGGGATATTTGGCTTACTATGAGGTTTGTTGACTCTTTCATTGATTGTTGCCTTTCGCTGACATTTTCGTTCTTTCATTAGATTTGCCAAACACTCAAAGACGATCCAGATTGGACTGTAGTGCAGCCGAATGAAAATGTGATGGGTCCGTATGCGTATAGACGCAACCAATGGGTTGGCTACGATGATGAAGCTATTGTGCGCAAAAAGGCCGAGTATGTGGTTGCCCATGGACTGGGAGGTATTATGTTCTGGGCCATTGACAACGATGATTTCCGTGGCGCGTGCAGCGGCAAACCGTATCCGCTGATTGAGGCTGCCAAGGAGGCAATGCTCGAGGCGTTTGGGTGAGTTCCTAATGCTGATGGTGATGGGTTCAAATCCAAGTACTAATTAAGAAGGAACGATGCTGAACTAAGGGTTTGAAACTAAGTTTTCTTTGAACAATGTTTCCCATCGCAATAGaacaaatgtatttaagtATGCATACCACGGTTTTCGGGCTTCGTCACATATGTAATTGGAAACACATTAGAAagcattttggtattttaaacGATCTACtaacaaaagttttgtttctgtcgcactgctatttcaaagtttacAGCTGTATATTATCTAATGGATAATACACAATGAATAATGGATAAAATTTATCACTAAATAGACATTCAAATGCGAATATGATTTCTGCGTTTATTGACGTTAATGTTTATTGAATCCCTTCAATTTTGTTTCATCATCGATAGCATAGTTATAAAAATTGACAATCTAGTTTGTAATTTAAGCTAATATCAGAAGTCAACCCATTAATTTAATATCGATATGCATTTTATCCATTCGTCAGACTGGGCATCAATGAGGTGGGCAAACCAAGCAGTCCACAGAAGCCATCACGCTCGCGAGGTCGCGATCGCAATCAACTAACCTCCAAGCCCGACTCAGGTGCTAGCAGACAGTCTGCCACTCGCCGACCTGCTGTCAGCAGTACAACGACAGTGACACCACGCAGCACAGCCGCAATTCGACTAACTGAAGCCGAGGGCTCATCTCTGTATATTGGTGGACGTGGCTCGACGACACCGGCACCACCGACTACACCGGATCCTGGTTCGGACTTCAAGTGCGAAGAGGAGGGCTTCTTCCAGCATCCTCGTGACTGCAAGAAATACTATTGGTGCTTGGATAGCGGTCCATCGGGCCTGGGAATTGTCGGACATCAGTTCACTTGTCCATCGGGATTGTATTTCAATCCTGCTGCCGATTCATGCGATTTTGCTCGTAATGTGCCATGCAAAACAAAGAAGTAAgtggaaatatatttattttctatgctGTGAAACGAGtattaaatagtaaaatacattttgcattaATGAACTTATTTTATGTCGAATTTAGCTgatagcatttggtatttaaatcacttgtttgctttaaattaCGCTCAATTGCACTTCTTTATAGATCGACGACATCGCCTCCAATTACCACAACAACTGCtaagacgacgacaacaacaaccaggcGACCAGCTAGCAACCAGAATCGCGTGACAGCAGCACCAGTGGCACGCCCAATTTATCCACGCGTCTCGAGCACCACAagcaccacaacaaccacaacgagtACCACAACGACAGCTGCACCAGAGGTGATTGAATACGACGAAGAGGACGGCAATGAGGAGCACTCGGTAAACAGGTTCAACGATGCTGAAGAGGATCCACAAGTGATTAAGGAGCTCATCGATCTGATCCGAAAGGTCGGCGGAGTCGAGAAACTCGAGAAGCATTTGTTGCAAAACAAAGATGGTTCCATCACGCTCAAGGAGCACTCGGCCTCTGTCTCTGGCAACGGAGCACCAACAACACCCTCAACGATCAGCAAATCACTGTACGATCGTGTCCTGAAACGTCCTGGCACCTTCAATGCGTTCACACGCAATCGTGTGCAAGTCACCGAGACAACCGAATCGAGCAAAACTCTTAACAATGCAGGTGCGGAGAGCAGCGGCGAAGGCAactcgcaatcgcaatcaaGCTACTCGAAGTACTCGTCGGTGGTGCGCGGCAACAGTCGCCAGGGACCACAAAACGAGGGCATCGACAAGATTGCCGAGTCCGAGGGTTTCCTCAAGGAACGCAAACAGTACGTGACCATCAATCGCAATCGTGGTGTCAATCGTGAGGAGCACGACACTGAGCTGACCGCCAACAATGAGACTGATGACGAGGAGCTCGATGTGCCACAACCTGAGACGACCACAAGGCGTCCATTGAGCGCTGCAACGCCATCGTATACAAGCTTGAGACGCGCACGTCCCAGCACAACAACGAAGCCAGCACCGCTTGAATCCGAGTCAGAAGAGGAGCAGGAAGAGGAACGTCGTACTGTCGTCAAGGAGCAGCAGACGCAGACCAAGCATTATGCCACATTGAGTCGCACACGTGGACGCACAACGGAACGATCGGATATCGGTGAATCTGAGGGATCTGGTGTGTCAGTTAGTTCAACAACAAACAGGTAAAATTATTTACccttcatttttattgaaatgaaattgaaatacaaattacattaaaGAAAGtacaatttacttaaaaagtAAGTAGAACATTAAATTCAAGTATTAGGTAGAAATACTTTACTagtgaaaatgttttatattacaaaaaatattctacTTACACAAATTAAGCTAGTGAAAAACAATGTAAGGTATATTGTTTAAGTTTCTTTAAGGAAAAAAGCATTTACTAGAGTAGTTGTTGACTGAGGAGTTTAAAAttctgcttttgttgcatttgtgcGTAGTTCACTAATATCTAGAGTCggtttaaaataattatacccGATAACTCTTTTATTAACAGATGTATCACACTcgacagtagctttcttacttatttttatattattatattgttttactTTGCACCAAAAATGCACTCATAATAATTGCCATGGAATTTTTATAACCTGACTTATAAAAGTTGTTCACTCTGATGCAATCAAATCATGCAAAAATATGAAGTAATGATAATGTattgataattaaaatactatggTCTATAATTGCGCTGTACTTATTATTTAGGCTTCGAATTCTGTTTTCtcaaaattagaaattttaattcgccaaattgtttttgtgcaaTCGACTCCACATttgccaatttcaatttgcatataaacaacttgcataaaatgcaaatagagTATAACTCAGTTTTTATGatgacaaacaaaacaactgaCTTTGCTTAGGAGCAgcatttttaacatttttttttaattacttagTGAGTTAacttatattgtatttttttcgacGAATATTTGCTACTACctaatacaaatttgtgtttattaacAGATACAAATACGTTGAAAGGACGAGGCCAACGACGAGCAGCAGCGGTTCAAGGAATGCGGTGTCCGATGCCATTGACGATGAGGCTGATGAAGATGACGAGGAGGAATACGAGGATGATTCACAGcagaaaaatgtaaagttCCAAAGAAATCAATTCACCACAAgcacaacaccagcaacaacaaatacacgTAAATACGCGAGCATCGGCCGCagaaccacaacaacaacaacaacaccagaaacaacaaccacaacagcaaccggCACTGAGACTGCCAAGGCGAGCACCGACACCGACAccaaaaacaccaacaacaacaaccgccgcaacaacaacaatgtgaaaACTAACAACGTACCATCAGCAGCACAAATAATCACCCAAGAACccgaaacaacagcaacaacaactacaatcaCTAACGAAACCACTGAACCAATTGATAAACCAAACACTAGAATAACGCTCACAACGAGCGCTACTAACATTGAAACCACCACTGCAACCACCACAACCACCTCACCACCCACACCCACAaccacacccacacccacacctACACCCACAATTTTACCCACTATCCAAACACCAACAACCAGCATCAATTCATTGGATTTGGCCGATGGCATTAACGATTTATTCGAGCCACAATTGACAACTCTGTCGCCAGCCAATGTTGATGATTCTTTCCCTAACACAAATAACAACCGACTTAATAACCTAGCACAAGTTGCTTCTACAACCACGACGGAGTCCGAACAACAggcaacaaggacaacaacaacaacaacaactacggaCAAGAGTGACAGCAACaaagagaacgagaacgagaacgatgACAAGAACAATATTGATAGTgaggtaacaacaacaacaacaataaaaacgcCATATAAACGCATAAGAACGAACATCAACaaccagaacaacaacagaaacatcAACAAGATCAACAatgataatattaataataataatgcagaAGCAGTCAACGAAGCTAGTCCCAATGTTGGTAACTCGAAAGGTTTGAGTAGCGTTAATCCTAGTGTAAATAGCATAAGAACC
This region includes:
- the LOC133849439 gene encoding mucin-5AC isoform X9, which produces MLPFRHGTAWRALFLLCVLSYFINVASSEGRVVCYYTNWSVYRPGTAKFNPQNINPYLCTHLIYAFGGFTKDNQMKPFDKYQDIEQGGYAKFTGLKTYNKQLKTMIAIGGWNEASSRFSPLVANPERRQQFIKNILKFLRQNHFDGIDLDWEYPAHREGGKSRDRDNYAEFVRELRAEFERESEKTGRTRLLLTMAVPAGIEYIDKGYDVPKLNKYLDWFNVLTYDFHSSHEPSVNHHAPLYSLEDDSEYNYDAELNIDYSIKYYLKAGADRDKLVLGIPTYGRSYTLINEESTELGAPSEGPGEQGDATREKGYLAYYEICQTLKDDPDWTVVQPNENVMGPYAYRRNQWVGYDDEAIVRKKAEYVVAHGLGGIMFWAIDNDDFRGACSGKPYPLIEAAKEAMLEAFGLGINEVGKPSSPQKPSRSRGRDRNQLTSKPDSGASRQSATRRPAVSSTTTVTPRSTAAIRLTEAEGSSLYIGGRGSTTPAPPTTPDPGSDFKCEEEGFFQHPRDCKKYYWCLDSGPSGLGIVGHQFTCPSGLYFNPAADSCDFARNVPCKTKKSTTSPPITTTTAKTTTTTTRRPASNQNRVTAAPVARPIYPRVSSTTSTTTTTTSTTTTAAPEVIEYDEEDGNEEHSVNRFNDAEEDPQVIKELIDLIRKVGGVEKLEKHLLQNKDGSITLKEHSASVSGNGAPTTPSTISKSLYDRVLKRPGTFNAFTRNRVQVTETTESSKTLNNAGAESSGEGNSQSQSSYSKYSSVVRGNSRQGPQNEGIDKIAESEGFLKERKQYVTINRNRGVNREEHDTELTANNETDDEELDVPQPETTTRRPLSAATPSYTSLRRARPSTTTKPAPLESESEEEQEEERRTVVKEQQTQTKHYATLSRTRGRTTERSDIGESEGSGVSVSSTTNRYKYVERTRPTTSSSGSRNAVSDAIDDEADEDDEEEYEDDSQQKNLRTPTATTTTTATATTTTTMTTATAALTSTATATVSRRPVLSVRRRIINTPVAKSEATTQPTDELLTTTSNKYIRRGSKQSTAAAASAATTTTTSATSTSNIHLSKLKTQSSSATIYSNNNNNNNNGSSVGNINVDSPQQQQKQHKFQAASFALRRQFQTRRLTTTASPANNDESSTEVPRTQNPLFKRRLTLTSTAQPPRTTTIAPEITTDFGIDNDGDQVAKSSIQSSQFNQIPEQVRPASISTTAPHFTVNNSTRRQLIARPRRPQSVTSTTTAAPEFAPPLSRRQQSRRRPHKYIEVYNRPPGKPALTTPLPAPTNPAAIRRSSAYNDYTDDSQPQLRKKSKKQQPQSSPKVVLHGRGIIECLDEGNFPHPNSCRKFISCAKFVETGGIVGWEYTCPKGLGYDSLSGMCTYVTTSDGKACRD